Proteins from one Procambarus clarkii isolate CNS0578487 chromosome 72, FALCON_Pclarkii_2.0, whole genome shotgun sequence genomic window:
- the LOC123773757 gene encoding zinc finger and BTB domain-containing protein 14 isoform X1 yields the protein MEEGYLALRWNNHNTIFTKILTLLREQEAYVDVSLACAGRLYPAHKFVLSTCSDYFKEMFAKNPCKHPIVFMKDVSTKDMEALLDFMYKGEVHVPQSELGSLLRTAEGLQVKGLAVPDDSPRGSSSTPIVPSVPSVPRSHPPTLLAPLHLRGKRKRPPESNRKDDPPKLTLRPDLGPPTPNRSRQRNRASGMPELKRIKKEDDNKAVGVGTMEPGEVPRSPSPAASSHNSDDPPINNTDKIKNERPEYIKVEEDPEEDEGVAGEGMSGDEEHDEEEEEEEEEEEEEDDDEAGLGEGKPLSPMSHDVLSDVDAFEQSNSSLPNSDISTTELLQVDLSEDGTQFIIGPGSYGEVMSRTSSLAGDEERNGDREQKKPFVCPLCGQSFTRRDNLANHIKTHTGDRPFMCQYCHKCFSRKDYLKQHERIHTGEKPYACDICGRAFTRKEGLTDHMRCHSDFKAFSCETCGKSFKQKCGLRFHKRNYKH from the exons GAGGCTTATGTTGATGTGTCGTTGGCATGCGCTGGAAGGTTATATCCGGCGCACAAGTTTGTCCTCTCAACATGCAGTGATTACTTCAAGGAAATGTTTGCTAAAAATCCTTGCAAGCATCCAATAGTCTTCATGAAAGATGTGTCTACAAAGGATATGGAAGCTCTCTTGGATTTCATGTATAAA GGAGAAGTACATGTACCTCAGAGTGAATTGGGCTCTTTGCTACGTACAGCAGAAGGTCTTCAGGTGAAGGGCTTGGCAGTACCTGATGACTCACCCCGCGGCTCCTCTTCCACCCCTATTGTGCCTTCTGTTCCATCCGTCCCACGCTCACATCCGCCCACACTTTTGGCACCTTTACATCTGCGTGGAAAGCGCAAAAGGCCACCGG AATCAAACAGGAAAGATGACCCTCCAAAGTTGACGTTGCGACCTGATCTTGGACCTCCAACTCCTAACCGTTCCCGACAACGTAACCGGGCATCAGGCATGCCAGAGCTCAAGAGAATAAAGAAGGAAGATGACAACAAAGCTGTAGGTGTTGGGACAATGGAGCCAGGTGAGGTCCCTAGATCACCAAGTCCAGCAGCCAGCAGTCACAACAGTGATGATCCACCTATAAACAATACAGATAAGATAAAG AATGAGCGTCCAGAATACATCAAAGTTGAAGAAGACCCAGAAGAGGATGAAGGTGTGGCTGGAGAAGGTATGTCAGGAGATGAAGAACACgatgaagaggaagaggaggaggaggaggaggaggaagaggaagatgatgatGAAGCAGGTTTAGGTGAGGGGAAACCTCTGTCTCCGATGAGTCATGATGTACTCTCCGATGTTGATGCCTTTGAACAATCCAACTCCTCGCTCCCCAACTCTGACATATCAACG actgAACTATTACAAGTTGATTTAAGTGAGGATGGAACACAGTTCATTATTGGTCCTGGTAGCTATGGGGAAGTTATGTCCAGAACGTCTTCATTAGCTGGGGATGAAGAAAGAAATGGTGATAGAGAACAAAAAAAGCCATTTGTTTGTCCCCTCTGTGGCCAGTCCTTCACACGACGTGATAACCTTGCCAATCATATCAAG ACTCACACCGGTGACCGTCCGTTTATGTGCCAATATTGCCACAAGTGCTTCTCGAGGAAAGACTACCTGAAGCAGCACGAACGTATTCACACGGGGGAGAAACCCTATGCCTGTGACATATGTGGTCGTGCATTTACCCGTAAGGAAGGTCTGACAGACCACATGCGGTGCCATTCAGACTTCAAAGCCTTTTCTTGTGAAACCTGTGGTAAGAGCTTCAAGCAGAAATGTGGCTTGCGGTTCCATAAAAGGAACTATAAACATTAG
- the LOC123773757 gene encoding zinc finger and SCAN domain-containing protein 23 isoform X2: protein MEEGYLALRWNNHNTIFTKILTLLREQGEVHVPQSELGSLLRTAEGLQVKGLAVPDDSPRGSSSTPIVPSVPSVPRSHPPTLLAPLHLRGKRKRPPESNRKDDPPKLTLRPDLGPPTPNRSRQRNRASGMPELKRIKKEDDNKAVGVGTMEPGEVPRSPSPAASSHNSDDPPINNTDKIKNERPEYIKVEEDPEEDEGVAGEGMSGDEEHDEEEEEEEEEEEEEDDDEAGLGEGKPLSPMSHDVLSDVDAFEQSNSSLPNSDISTTELLQVDLSEDGTQFIIGPGSYGEVMSRTSSLAGDEERNGDREQKKPFVCPLCGQSFTRRDNLANHIKTHTGDRPFMCQYCHKCFSRKDYLKQHERIHTGEKPYACDICGRAFTRKEGLTDHMRCHSDFKAFSCETCGKSFKQKCGLRFHKRNYKH from the exons GGAGAAGTACATGTACCTCAGAGTGAATTGGGCTCTTTGCTACGTACAGCAGAAGGTCTTCAGGTGAAGGGCTTGGCAGTACCTGATGACTCACCCCGCGGCTCCTCTTCCACCCCTATTGTGCCTTCTGTTCCATCCGTCCCACGCTCACATCCGCCCACACTTTTGGCACCTTTACATCTGCGTGGAAAGCGCAAAAGGCCACCGG AATCAAACAGGAAAGATGACCCTCCAAAGTTGACGTTGCGACCTGATCTTGGACCTCCAACTCCTAACCGTTCCCGACAACGTAACCGGGCATCAGGCATGCCAGAGCTCAAGAGAATAAAGAAGGAAGATGACAACAAAGCTGTAGGTGTTGGGACAATGGAGCCAGGTGAGGTCCCTAGATCACCAAGTCCAGCAGCCAGCAGTCACAACAGTGATGATCCACCTATAAACAATACAGATAAGATAAAG AATGAGCGTCCAGAATACATCAAAGTTGAAGAAGACCCAGAAGAGGATGAAGGTGTGGCTGGAGAAGGTATGTCAGGAGATGAAGAACACgatgaagaggaagaggaggaggaggaggaggaggaagaggaagatgatgatGAAGCAGGTTTAGGTGAGGGGAAACCTCTGTCTCCGATGAGTCATGATGTACTCTCCGATGTTGATGCCTTTGAACAATCCAACTCCTCGCTCCCCAACTCTGACATATCAACG actgAACTATTACAAGTTGATTTAAGTGAGGATGGAACACAGTTCATTATTGGTCCTGGTAGCTATGGGGAAGTTATGTCCAGAACGTCTTCATTAGCTGGGGATGAAGAAAGAAATGGTGATAGAGAACAAAAAAAGCCATTTGTTTGTCCCCTCTGTGGCCAGTCCTTCACACGACGTGATAACCTTGCCAATCATATCAAG ACTCACACCGGTGACCGTCCGTTTATGTGCCAATATTGCCACAAGTGCTTCTCGAGGAAAGACTACCTGAAGCAGCACGAACGTATTCACACGGGGGAGAAACCCTATGCCTGTGACATATGTGGTCGTGCATTTACCCGTAAGGAAGGTCTGACAGACCACATGCGGTGCCATTCAGACTTCAAAGCCTTTTCTTGTGAAACCTGTGGTAAGAGCTTCAAGCAGAAATGTGGCTTGCGGTTCCATAAAAGGAACTATAAACATTAG